The Pseudomonas sp. HOU2 DNA window GCTATGAGTGAGCCAACGCATAGCCCGACCTTGTTGCCGGCCAACAGCTCTCCACTCGAACGCGGACTGGATCTGGGCTTCGGCGCGCTGCTTAATCGCATCGCGCCGCCGTTCCCCGAACTGATGAATCCGAGCCAAACACCGGTGGATTTTCTGCCGTATCTGGCGGCAGATCGCGGTGTCGCCGAATGGAGCACCGCCGCGCCAGAAGCGGAAAAACGCCTGACCGTCGAACTGGCCTGGCCCACCGCGCGGCAGGCCGGCACTCGCAAGGCGCTGGAGAACGCGGCCAAGGGTTTGCAACTGCGCCCCGAAGTCCGCGCCTGGTACGAACAGACGCCGCCCGGCGTGCCCTACAGCTTCAGCGTGCGCGCCTTCAGCGACCAACCTTACAGCGCAGAAATCGACGCCCGTCTCGACCGGCGTCTGGCTGATGCCAAGAGCGAGCGGGACATTCTTTCGGTGACGGTTGGCTTGAGCGCGTTCGGCAGCCACTCCATCGCCGCCGCGACTTTCTGCGGTGAGTTGACGACGGTTTATCCGGTGTTCATCGAGGGTCTCGAAACCTCTGGCGAGGCGTTCATGGCCGCCGCGGTGTACACCGTCGAAACATCCACTATTTATCCTCAGGGGGCCTGAATGGCTGACTATTACACCCTGCTCACCAACGCAGGGATTGCCTACGAAACGGCGTGCAAGGCCGCAGGGCTGCCGATCAAGCTGACGCAGATTTCTGTCGGTGATGGCGGCGGCTCGGTCTATAACCCGGCCGCGACCGCCACGGCGCTTAAACGCGAAGTCTGGCGCGGTCCGCTCAATGCCCTGTTCCAGGACGAGAAAAACCCGAGCTGGCTGCTCGCCGAAGTGACCATTCCGCCGGATGTCGGCGGCTGGTATGTGCGTGAGGCGGGGCTGTGGACCGACACCGGGATTCTCTACGCCATCGTCAAATACCCGGAGTCGTTCAAACCGGTACTGGCGACGTCGGGCTCGGGCAAAGAGTTCTACATTCGCTCGATTTTCGAGACCAGCAATGCGTCGCTGGTAACGCTGCTGATCGATGACACCGTGGTCAAGGCCACACGTGCGTGGGTCATGAGTTACCTCGCCGAAGAACTCGGCAAACTCGATGGCAAGCAATCGGTGCGCGTCGCGGCCTCTACCAACATCGTGTTGAACGGTGCGCAGCAGATTGACGGCGTCGCCGTGATCGCCGGCGACCGCGTGCTGCTGGCGAACCAGACCCTGGCCAAGGACAACGGCCTGTGGATTGTCGCCAATGGCGACTGGGTGCGGGCGACTGATGCCAATACCAGCGCCAAGGTCACGCCGGGCCTGACGGTCATGGTCGAGGAGGGCACGGCCAACGGCGATTCGCTGTGGCACCTGACCACCAATGCGCCGATCACTCTTGGCACCACCGCACTGACGTTCAAGATGCTCGCCGGGCGTACCGGTATTGCTGCCGGCACTTACAAGAGCCTGACGGTTGATGAATATGGTCGGGCGACGGCAGGTGCGAATCCTGAAACGCTGGCCGGGTTTGGCATCAAGGACTCCTACACCAAGGCTGAAGTCGAGGCGTTGATTGCCAAGGCGTCGGCGTTGCCGGTAGGTTCGATTGTCGCGTTCCCGGTTGATGCCCCGCCGCCGGGTTTTCTGGAGCTGGATAACAGCGTCAAGAGCAGTGCGACTTACCCGGACTTGAGCGCTTATCTGGGCGGCAAGTTCAACAAGGGCGATGAGGGGGTTGGGAATTTCCGTTTGCCGGAAGCGCGTGGTGAGTTCTTGCGCGGATGGGATCATGGGCGGGGAATCGATACAGGCCGCGCGCTAGGCAGTACGCAGCTTGATGCAATGCAGGGCCACTACCATTCGCCGGTTCGTGTTGCTGGAACCGGTGGCGCCACTTTGGTCAATTCGATCAGCTCCACAGCTGTTGCGAACATGAATCCTAGTACCGTTGGTTCGCCGCTGATAGGAACCCATGTCGGGGCGCCGACTCCGGATCTGTTCACACCCGAATTTGGGACGCCGAGAACGGCTGCTGAAACCCGCCCCCACAACATTGCCTTCATGTGGTGTATCAAAACCTGGAATGCCCCGGTCAATCAGGGAAACATCGATGTTGCCGCTCTTGCCAAGGAAGTCGAGCGGCTCAAATCCGCTGTTCCGGTGGGCGCCATTCTGGCATTCCCAACCGGCATCGTTGCGCCGGGTTATCTGGAGCTGGATGGCAGTGTGCAGAGCATTGCGACTTATCCGGATCTGGCGGCTTTTCTAGGTACCACTTACAACAAGGGTAACGAGGGGGCGGGTAACTTCCGCTTGCCTGAGTCGCGCGGTGAGTTCCTGCGTGGTTGGGATCACGGGCGAGGTGTGGATGGAGGACGAACTGTTGGCAGTGCCCAAACCGATTTGTTCAAGACCCACAACCACCGTTATTTTGATGAGACCGGTGCAACTCTTGATCCTGCTGGTGTGTGGGAGGGAGGTAAAGTCAATGGCGCGGCTGCAGCCATATCTTCAGGAGCCTTTCTTTCTGCTGTAGACACCGGTGTCACGATGCAAACAGTGACTGCTGTCACGACTGTGGATACCGGTGGGACGGAAACCCGTCCCCGCAACATCGCCGTCATGTGGTGCATCAAAGCCTGGAATGCCCCGGTCAATCAGGGAAGCATCGACATCGCCGCCTTGACCGTTCTGGCTCAACAAGCGACCGAACTCAATCAAGGCACAGCGAAAGTTGCCTCTCAAGCGCAGACAGACTCGGGTACTGACGATCAAACCTTCGTCACACCAAAAAAGTTGCGCCGGGGTTTTCAGATTCTCAAACAGGCCAATGGTTATATCGTTTTCCCCTCATGGCTTGGCGGCATTGTCATTCAATGGGGATATCAGAACATTCCTGGCAGCACGACGATGACGTACCCGTTTCCGCTAGCCTTTCCAGCCGCGTGTGCAAGCATCACGGCAAGTTTCGGGACTCCCGCTCAGGGAACCGTTAATGCCGATATGATCAGTAACAATCAGTTCAAGCTTCAGAACACATACACCGGTCAGCAGATCGCTCGATGGCTTGCCATTGGTTACTAGGAGCCAGAATGAAATACGCAATATTCAATGAGAACTTTGAGTTGTGTGGCCGCTATGACTCCGCAACTCACGAGCAAATTCCCGAGGGTGCTCTCGAGATACCGGACGATCTGTATTTCAAGACGATCCGGGAAATTGATGGCATCTGGATGTTGGTAGAGGGTTCAGTTGTCAAACAACCATTTCCAGCTGCTGCACCGAACCTGCCAATGCTGGTGGCGAATGAACGATTTCGACGAGAGGCTAGCGGAGTAAACGTGGAAGGCCTGTTGATCGAAACCACTCGCGACAGCCAAGCACTGATCGCCAGCACCGGTCTGTCCGCCATTCTCGACCCCGAGTACCGCTGCAACTTTAAAACCCTGAATGGTTTCGTCGAAATCGGTGCCGAACAGATTCTCGCTATTGCCAAGGCTGTACGTGCTCACGTCCAGTCGTGTTTTGACCGGGAACTGGCGTTGCTTCGTGCCATTGAGACGGATACCTATACCCACGCCATGCTTGGGGAAGGGTGGCCGTTGTCGCTGCCGGCCGAGTTGCTGCCAAAACCTTGGTGAGCGCCCCATAGTGCAGGGCGCGTGCACATGACCCTATCAATCGATAAGTTTATCGGCCTTTGTCTCTCGGCCAGTTCTTGCGTCCAGTGTCGGAGGCTCGATTCTTACGTGAAAACATGACTTGTTGGCTTCAAAATCAAGCCGAATGAGTTTGACGTTTGACGCGGAAGACCACTTTGGCAACGTTCTGAGATCCAGCAGATGGCGCCCGGTGGGTGCAGTGAATTTAACACTGTGCTCCTCATCAAATGCAGGACGGGTTTCATCCAGCCAGAAGAATTGCATGGGGATGGCTTGTGTGCCGTCAGCGCACGAAAGGTTCAGGCTCAGATAGTCGACGTCCGTCGGTGTGACCGTTTTCGAAAGCGAAAAGTTGATAAGCGCGTCATTGCCAGTGATTTCATAATCATTGCCAGACTCGCCGTGAATCAGTTGATTGTCGCTGATTGGTATCGCGCTGCTGACAGTCTTGAATTCGCCGGTGTCAGGAAGAAATGCCGCAGGAGGGAAATAAGTAAAAAACTCTGATCGTGCGGCGCGCTCGACGACGGTGACAAAGACATAATCGGGCTTCCACTCGTCTACAAGTTGTTGAAAACGGCCACCGGGTTTGAGTGCTTCACTCCAATGCAATTGAATGACATTCTTGAATGTCGCCGCCATCAAAGGCGACAGCGAGTTACCAAAGGAGTCGCGTAACCACAGCACTTTTTTGTCATTCAAGGCACCTTTTGACTCAACGAGAATCGGCGTGTTCGGCGCCTTGATCGGTAGGTTTGCGCCTTTGGTCAGTGTTTTTTTGCTGTCGAAATCAATCGTCGTCGTCGTGATCGCTAGTGTCGAGGCACTGATAACGGGTTCTTCATCATCCAGGCTAGCGCTCAAACGAAGAAAATTGGCCAGGTCTCCACCTTTTCTCAGCGGTGTCTCAACGATGGCGTACGCCGTCGGCGATGGCCACACAATGGTTGGGTCGGATATGGCTATAGTTTGCGCAAATGCGCGGAATCCGACGGCAGCGCCGACAGCGTTCCAGTGGGTGTCCGTTTTGTAGTAGAGAGCATGTGGCAGTGTGTTTTTTGCTTCAAGCAACGGAGCACGTAAATCGACGAAACGATTCCCGGAGTCCTGCGAGATCAAGGCATCGGTTGGATTATGCGGAGCAGGTCGGGCCCACTCGGGTAAGTGTTCGGGATAGATCGTGCCTTTGTTGGGACCGATCATGAGCCGAAAGACTTTGACGCCCTTACCTGTCAAATAAGCATCCCAGGCGGACATCGCAGCTCCGATCTGCTTGCCGAGCGCCAGATCTGTTTCGGATGCAGCGCGTCGGTCTTCGGACAGTGTACTGAGGTACATGTCTCCAAGGTATAACCAGCCGTCTTTTCCGATGATGACCTGTTGCGGGTCAGTGCTTATGCCTAAAGGGTAAAGA harbors:
- a CDS encoding phage tail protein I, whose protein sequence is MSEPTHSPTLLPANSSPLERGLDLGFGALLNRIAPPFPELMNPSQTPVDFLPYLAADRGVAEWSTAAPEAEKRLTVELAWPTARQAGTRKALENAAKGLQLRPEVRAWYEQTPPGVPYSFSVRAFSDQPYSAEIDARLDRRLADAKSERDILSVTVGLSAFGSHSIAAATFCGELTTVYPVFIEGLETSGEAFMAAAVYTVETSTIYPQGA
- a CDS encoding phage tail protein, encoding MADYYTLLTNAGIAYETACKAAGLPIKLTQISVGDGGGSVYNPAATATALKREVWRGPLNALFQDEKNPSWLLAEVTIPPDVGGWYVREAGLWTDTGILYAIVKYPESFKPVLATSGSGKEFYIRSIFETSNASLVTLLIDDTVVKATRAWVMSYLAEELGKLDGKQSVRVAASTNIVLNGAQQIDGVAVIAGDRVLLANQTLAKDNGLWIVANGDWVRATDANTSAKVTPGLTVMVEEGTANGDSLWHLTTNAPITLGTTALTFKMLAGRTGIAAGTYKSLTVDEYGRATAGANPETLAGFGIKDSYTKAEVEALIAKASALPVGSIVAFPVDAPPPGFLELDNSVKSSATYPDLSAYLGGKFNKGDEGVGNFRLPEARGEFLRGWDHGRGIDTGRALGSTQLDAMQGHYHSPVRVAGTGGATLVNSISSTAVANMNPSTVGSPLIGTHVGAPTPDLFTPEFGTPRTAAETRPHNIAFMWCIKTWNAPVNQGNIDVAALAKEVERLKSAVPVGAILAFPTGIVAPGYLELDGSVQSIATYPDLAAFLGTTYNKGNEGAGNFRLPESRGEFLRGWDHGRGVDGGRTVGSAQTDLFKTHNHRYFDETGATLDPAGVWEGGKVNGAAAAISSGAFLSAVDTGVTMQTVTAVTTVDTGGTETRPRNIAVMWCIKAWNAPVNQGSIDIAALTVLAQQATELNQGTAKVASQAQTDSGTDDQTFVTPKKLRRGFQILKQANGYIVFPSWLGGIVIQWGYQNIPGSTTMTYPFPLAFPAACASITASFGTPAQGTVNADMISNNQFKLQNTYTGQQIARWLAIGY
- a CDS encoding DUF4376 domain-containing protein; amino-acid sequence: MKYAIFNENFELCGRYDSATHEQIPEGALEIPDDLYFKTIREIDGIWMLVEGSVVKQPFPAAAPNLPMLVANERFRREASGVNVEGLLIETTRDSQALIASTGLSAILDPEYRCNFKTLNGFVEIGAEQILAIAKAVRAHVQSCFDRELALLRAIETDTYTHAMLGEGWPLSLPAELLPKPW